One Manihot esculenta cultivar AM560-2 chromosome 18, M.esculenta_v8, whole genome shotgun sequence genomic window carries:
- the LOC110605907 gene encoding uncharacterized protein LOC110605907 isoform X3: MPYSKARISIAVRRIGQTLVLNSGPDVEEGEKLVRRHKNQSKCADQSLFLNFAMHSVRMEACDCPPTHHSSPGGQSNSSVLPGTDASHFGGQKDRSTENDGYSHCSEYPQVKQEGLFWESKKNRRNKDHHPVKKASHVGEKPRCSVQESEKHKRVSNDGFLRVLFWQFHNFRMLLGSDLLLFSNEKYVAVSLHLWDVTRQVTPLTWLEAWLDNIMASVPELAICYHQNGVVQGYELLKTDDIFLLKGVSEDGTPAFHPHVVQQNGLSVMRFLQDNCKQDPGAYWLYKSAGEEVIQLFDLSVIPKNHASKSCDDSSSSLPSLLNRGRSSSLFSLGTLLYRIGHRLSLSMAPSNRAKCARFFRKCLEYLDEPDQLVVRAFAHEQYARLLLSHDEELELNLTSESLPRECEVTTPVEPLDSCSFSEPVVSENFSSPVLEDRLNEDGKSFNNVISEMSVKMALESNASTCRKLIALSEAESFDSEGSQTSSSDQNNFAVCKMSPASSCVVQTIADPLSSKLAAVHHVSQAIKSLRWMRQLQGAESELVEQVSGTYDRPPSSINFAVCACGDADCIEVCDIREWLPTSKIDHKLWKLVLLLGESYLALGQAYKEDGQLHQALKVVELACSVYGSMPQHLEATRFVSSIIKYSSLTKRNDKNEKTISYIGDTKEMKSSSSDHSFAFERFSSSYLFWAKAWTLVGDIYVEFHFIKGKELSTQADRNPSAKELRMSSEVVKEVQRLKKRLGQYIQNCSSCSLVNCSCQSDRASSGSSASSSSGDKHSVVYGRKHGKRSHLRSTSSSLYGDSDDSRSHQRVQNRCSNGEYLQHDRNGNTSIAPSGIAVDKFGVNFTATANCNSGVEVHEEGFMVPFQSETSSKEMPKMKNGGIFKYLRDFVAGDAEHNLSTALSCYEEARQALNGISIGSAELQSVTKKIGWVCNELGRNRLGRKELLKAELAFADAISAFREVSDHTNIILINCNLGHGRRALAEEMVSKFESLKAHSISHNACKQALQTAKVEYCESLKFYGAAKSELITIAGEDNVESKNLMNEVRTQYAHTYLRLGMLLAREDTTAEVYENGALEDVGVVHISPSDKRTRTVLRKHEISANDAIREALSVYESLGELRKQEAAYAYFQLACYQRDCCLKFLESDHKNLPKGENSIIQRVKQYASLAERNWQKALEFYGPKTHPIMYLTILTERSALSLSLSGVLHSNAMLESSLSRMLEGRYVSEAISASFSSDNPEVHAKFWGHLQMLLKKMLASMLSAYTNRSSTAVQSTAASNRPDTGKLRELYKMSLKSTDFNQLHTMNALWTA; encoded by the exons ATGCCATATTCTAAGGCTCGAATATCAATTGCAGTTCGTCGTATTGGACAGACTCTTGTTCTGAATTCAGG GCCTGATGTTGAAGAGGGAGAAAAGTTGGTTAGAagacataaaaatcaatcaaaatgTGCAGATCAATCTTTATTTCTGAATTTTGCTATGCATTCAGTGAGAATGGAGGCTTGTGATTGCCCACCAACTCATCACTCTTCACCAGGGGGCCAATCAAACTCATCTGTACTTCCGGGGACTGATGCATCACATTTTGGGGGGCAGAAAGATCGTTCTACTGAGAATGATGGGTACAGCCATTGTTCAGAGTATCCACAGGTTAAACAAGAGGGATTATTTTGGGAAAGCAAAAAGAATAGAAGAAATAAAGACCATCATCCTGTAAAAAAGGCTTCGCATGTTGGTGAAAAGCCCAGATGCTCAGTTCAAGAATCTGAAAAGCATAAGAGAGTCAGTAATGATGGATTTTTAAGGGTTCTATTTTGGCAATTTCACAATTTCAGAATGCTCTTAGGCAGTGACTTGCTTCTGTTTAGTAATGAAAAATACGTTGCTGTCAGCTTGCATTTATGGGATGTAACAAGACAG GTAACACCGTTGACTTGGCTTGAAGCCTGGCTTGACAATATCATGGCAAGTGTGCCTGAATTGGCTATCTGTTATCATCAAAATGGTGTTGTTCAGGGTTATGAACTACTTAAAACAGATGACATATTTCTTCTGAAAGGTGTATCTGAAGATGGAACGCCTGCTTTTCATCCCCATGTTGTCCAGCAAAATGGCCTCTCTGTAATGAGGTTCCTTCAAGACAACTGCAAGCAAGATCCTGGTGCTTATTGg CTTTATAAAAGTGCAGGTGAAGAAGttattcagctttttgatcTTTCTGTTATTCCCAAGAACCATGCCTCCAAGAGTTGTGATGATAGTTCAAGCTCGCTGCCTTCTTTATTAAATAGAGGGAGAAGTAGTTCATTGTTTTCATTGGGAACACTTCTTTATCGAATTGGTCATAGGCTTTCCCTTTCCATG GCACCGAGTAATAGAGCTAAGTGTGCAAGGTTCTTCAGAAAATGTTTGGAATACTTGGACGAGCCAGATCAACTT GTTGTCCGTGCATTTGCTCATGAACAATATGCAAGACTCCTTTTGAGTCATGATGAAGAGTTGGAATTGAATTTAACATCTGAATCACTTCCAAGAGAATGTGAAGTGACTACTCCAGTAGAACCCCTGGACTCTTGTAGTTTCTCTGAGCCTGTTGTTTCTGAAAATTTCTCCTCACCAGTTTTAGAAGACAGATTGAATGAAGATGGAAAAAGCTTTAATAATGTAATATCAGAAATGTCAGTTAAGATGGCATTGGAATCAAATGCATCAACCTGCAGAAAGTTGATAGCTTTGAGTGAGGCAGAATCTTTTGATTCAGAAGGATCTCAGACCAGTTCCAGCGATCAGAATAATTTTGCAGTGTGTAAAATGTCCCCAGCATCTTCGTGTGTGGTTCAAACTATTGCTGATCCACTGTCCTCTAAGTTAGCTGCAGTACATCATGTTTCTCAAGCTATCAAGTCTCTCAGATGGATGCGCCAACTACAAGGTGCTGAATCAGAGTTAGTTGAACAGGTAAGTGGTACTTATGATAGGCCACCCTCATCCATAAACTTTGCTGTCTGTGCATGTGGTGATGCTGATTGTATAGAAGTTTGTGATATTCGAGAATGGTTACCAACATCAAAAATAGACCACAAATTGTGGAAGCTTGTTCTTTTGCTTGGAGAATCTTATTTGGCACTGGGACAAGCTTATAAGGAAGATGGCCAGTTGCATCAAGCTTTGAAAGTAGTAGAATTAGCATGTTCTGTATATGGATCAATGCCACAACATTTGGAGGCTACAAGGTTTGTCTcctcaattattaaatattcatCCCTGACAAAGCGCAATGACAAGAATGAGAAGACGATATCATATATTGGTGATACAAAGGAAATGAAATCCAGTTCCAGTGATCACAGTTTTGCTTTTGAGCGTTTTTCTTCCTCTTACCTCTTTTGGGCGAAGGCATGGACATTGGTTGGAGACATTTATGTGGAGTTCCATTTCATAAAGGGTAAAGAGCTCTCAACACAAGCAGACAGGAATCCTTCTGCCAAAGAATTGAGAATGTCATCTGAGGTTGTGAAGGAAGTTCAAaggctaaagaagaggttgggTCAGTATATTCAGAATTGCAGTTCATGTTCTTTAGTAAACTGCAGCTGCCAGAGCGATAGAGCTAGCAGTGGGAGCAGTGCCAGCAGTAGCAGTGGAGATAAGCACTCTGTAGTTTATGGCCGGAAGCATGGTAAAAGATCTCACTTAAGGAGTACCAGTTCCTCCCTCTATGGAGACTCTGATGATAGCCGCAGTCATCAGAGAGTACAGAATAGGTGTTCTAACGGTGAATATCTCCAGCATGATAGAAATGGCAATACTTCAATAGCACCATCTGGAATAGCAGTGGATAAATTTGGAGTAAATTTCACAGCAACTGCTAATTGTAACAGTGGAGTGGAAGTGCATGAAGAAGGGTTCATGGTGCCATTTCAAAGTGAAACCTCTTCAAAAGAAATGCCAAAAATGAAGAATGGTGGGATATTTAAgtatcttagagattttgttgcGGGAGATGCAGAACACAATCTTTCTACTGCTCTAAGTTGTTATGAAGAAGCCAGACAAGCGCTGAATGGAATTTCTATAGGCTCAGCTGAACTACAATCTGTAACTAAAAAGATAGGGTGGGTTTGCAATGAACTGGGTCGAAATAGGCTTGGAAGAAAAGAGTTGTTAAAAGCAGAACTTGCATTTGCTGACGCCATATCTGCATTTAGAGAAGTTTCTGATCACACCAACATCATATTAATCAATTGTAATTTAGGCCATGGCAGACGAGCATTGGCTGAAGAGATGGTATCGAAGTTCGAAAGTTTGAAAGCCCACTCAATCTCCCACAATGCATGCAAACAAGCTTTGCAAACTGCAAAAGTGGAATACTGTGAATCACTTAAATTTTATGGGGCAGCAAAATCAGAACTGATTACTATTGCAGGAGAGGACAATGTGGAGTCAAAGAACCTGATGAATGAAGTACGTACACAATATGCCCATACATATCTGAGACTTGGCATGCTTTTGGCTAGAGAAGATACTACTGCAGAAGTTTATGAAAATGGAGCCTTGGAAGATGTGGGTGTTGTTCATATTAGTCCTAGTGACAAAAGAACTAGGACAGTATTAAGAAAGCATGAGATTTCAGCCAATGATGCCATTAGGGAGGCGTTGTCTGTGTATGAATCTTTGGGTGAATTGCGCAAGCAGGAGGCCGCATATGCTTACTTTCAGCTGGCTTGCTACCAAAGGGACTGCTGTTTAAAATTTTTGGAGTCGGATCATAAGAACTTGCCTAAAGGTGAAAATAGTATTATCCAGCGGGTGAAGCAATATGCTTCCTTGGCCGAGAGGAACTGGCAAAAAGCACTAGAATTTTATGGACCAAAGACACATCCCATCATGTATCTAACTATTCTCACAGAAAGATCAGCTCTTTCACTAAGCCTCTCTGGTGTCTTACACTCAAATGCG ATGCTTGAATCTTCTCTATCTCGCATGCTTGAGGGACGCTATGTATCTGAAGCAATTTCAGCTTCTTTTTCAAGTGACAATCCTGAGGTACATGCCAAATTTTGGGGTCATTTACAGATGCTCCTAAAGAAAATGTTGGCTTCAATGCTTTCTGCATATACAAATAGATCTTCGACTGCTGTCCAGTCAACCGCAGCTTCTAATAGGCCAGATACTGGGAAGCTCAGGGAGCTCTACAAGATGTCCTTGAAATCTACTGATTTTAATCAGTTACATACTATGAACGCTTTATGGACAGCATAA